The Quercus robur chromosome 7, dhQueRobu3.1, whole genome shotgun sequence genome has a segment encoding these proteins:
- the LOC126692115 gene encoding uncharacterized protein LOC126692115, with the protein MAGGVNRKISAASARGHTRKAKQNSSFKLPSGMLKQSVALFFVGILAWAYKATQPPPPKICGSPDGPPVTAARIKLSDGRHLAYKEHGVPKEMANYKIVFVHGFDSCRHDAVVAKRLSPEIVEDLRIYTVSFDRPGYGESDPNPKRTVKSMALDIEELADQLGLGSKFYVTGFSMGGQVLWSCLKYIPHRLAGAGLLAPAINYWWPGFPDNLSSEAYYQKLPQDPWALRVAHYTPWLTHWWNTQKWFPASSIASLNLDILSSQDKELMAKRSERKKYVAQVRQQGEFESLHRDLNVGFGVWEFSPMDLENPFPNNEGSVHLWHGDEDLIVPVTLQRYIAQQLPWIHYHELPGTGHLFPHADGMCDSIIKAILIGEK; encoded by the exons GGATGTTGAAGCAATCTGTAGCGTTGTTTTTTGTGGGGATTCTGGCATGGGCTTATAAGGCAACCCAGCCTCCTCCACCCAAGATATGTGGTTCTCCAGATGGCCCCCCTGTAACAGCAGCAAGAATAAAACTTAGTGATGGAAGGCATTTGGCCTATAAAGAACATGGTGTGCCTAAAGAAATGGCCAATTATAAAATTGTCTTCGTCCATGGTTTTGATTCTTGCAGGCATGATGCTGTTGTTGCCAAAAGACTATCTCCA GAAATTGTTGAAGATTTAAGAATCTACACTGTGTCTTTTGACAGACCTGGTTATGGGGAGAGTGATCCTAATCCCAAGAGAACAGTGAAGAGCAtggctttggatatagaagagCTTGCTGATCAATTGGGACTAGGATCAAAATTCTATGTAACTGGTTTCTCAATGGGTGGGCAGGTGCTTTGGAGTTGCCTCAAATACATCCCTCACAG GCTAGCAGGGGCAGGACTATTAGCTCCAGCGATTAACTACTGGTGGCCTGGTTTTCCTGACAACTTATCCAGTGAAGCCTACTACCAAAAGCTTCCGCAAGATCCATGGGCATTACGTGTTGCTCACTACACTCCCTGGCTTACCCACTGGTGGAACACCCAAAAATGGTTCCCTGCCTCTAGCATTGCATCTCTCAATTTGGATATTCTTTCTAGCCAAGACAAAGAACTCATGGCAAAGCGTtctgagagaaaaaaatatgtg GCACAGGTAAGACAGCAAGGAGAATTTGAGTCTCTGCATCGTGACCTGAATGTTGGATTTGGGGTCTGGGAATTCAGTCCTATGGATCTGGAAAACCCATTTCCAAACAATGAAGGTTCTGTCCACTTGTGGCACGGAGATGAAGATTTGATTGTGCCTGTTACACTGCAACGATACATTGCCCAACAGCTGCCATGGATTCACTATCATGAGCTACCAGGTACTGGACACTTGTTCCCACATGCTGATGGAATGTGTGATAGTATCATTAAGGCAATTTTGATCGGGGAGAAGTAG
- the LOC126692117 gene encoding germin-like protein subfamily 3 member 2 — protein MSPILAILVVAFFLYCVTTSASDPDPIQDFCIPNPKFGSIKTAHHGSLPCKNSSEATTDDFIFSGIKGAGNFSDTGLAAISVNPAIFPGINTLGMSFVRADLKVGGYNPPHFHPRATEIAYVVQGSVYAGFVDSTNRAFARVIEQGEVIVFPRGLLHFLMNVGDMPTTIFGSFNSQNPGLQKVPTAIFGSGIHKELLEKAFGLSPKQIEAMRRRFNPKRVK, from the coding sequence ATGTCTCCAATTTTAGCTATTTTGGTTGTTGCATTCTTTCTATATTGTGTTACAACATCAGCTTCAGACCCTGACCCAATTCAAGATTTTTGCatacccaacccaaaatttggTTCCATAAAAACTGCTCACCATGGTAGTCTTCCATGCAAGAATTCATCCGAGGCTACTACCGATGACTTTATTTTTTCGGGCATAAAGGGAGCAGGAAACTTCTCTGACACAGGCCTTGCAGCCATATCAGTGAACCCAGCCATCTTTCCTGGCATTAACACACTAGGCATGTCATTTGTACGTGCTGACCTTAAAGTCGGTGGATATAATCCACCACATTTTCACCCAAGAGCCACTGAAATTGCATATGTGGTGCAAGGCAGTGTATATGCAGGTTTTGTGGATTCCACTAATCGGGCTTTTGCTAGAGTAATTGAGCAAGGAGAGGTCATTGTGTTCCCACGGGGTCTACTGCACTTCCTGATGAATGTTGGTGATATGCCAACAACAATATTTGGTAGTTTCAATAGCCAAAATCCTGGATTGCAAAAAGTACCAACTGCCATTTTTGGATCTGGGATCCATAAGGAGCTTTTAGAGAAGGCTTTTGGATTAAGTCCTAAGCAAATTGAAGCCATGAGAAGAAGGTTTAATCCCAAAAGGGTGAAGTAA
- the LOC126692118 gene encoding protein ABSCISIC ACID-INSENSITIVE 5 yields the protein MANMVVTESDMISHGEVDSPLQHDQQPNNDNNKNNPFSSLGRQSSIYSLTLDEFQHALCESGKNFGSMNMDEFLNSIWTAEENQVVTTTTTTTTVTTTTSFANNNNNNNNNNMSSNAFLALSEAHSDQKEMIAKQPSLPRQGSLTLPAPLCRKTVDEVWSEIRNKGQEGQHQNSNSNISGNSNDGDNVQIPESAPRQPTFGEMTLEDFLIKAGVVRESCTLPAIVQLQPQPQQQYGVYQNNNPTVGHSFVNRPLLGLGGGAGGGAGGSVVSGGGGGGVGSSVSVSTYQAMSQGGGGGIGESSGYAGNGKRSGGGYPPPPPPTVCFGGRVVNGGGGPYGAAPAMGPVSPVSSDGRCTTQVDNTSQFGLEMGGMRGRKRIIDGPVEKVVERRQRRMIKNRESAARSRARKQAYTVELEAELNQLREENTHLKQALVELERKRKQQYLEEMKTKVHTKAQKAKEKLRMLRRNLSFPL from the exons atggCAAACATGGTAGTCACTGAGTCCGATATGATCTCCCATGGCGAAGTAGATTCGCCATTGCAACACGATCAACAGCCCAACaacgacaacaacaaaaacaaccctTTCTCTTCGCTTGGAAGACAATCCTCCATTTACTCTCTCACCCTTGATGAGTTCCAACACGCTCTCTGTGAGAGCGGCAAGAACTTTGGGTCCATGAATATGGACGAGTTTCTCAATAGTATCTGGACCGCCGAAGAGAACCAAGTcgtcaccaccaccaccaccaccaccaccgtcaccaccaccaccagtttcgccaacaacaacaacaacaacaacaacaacaacatgagCAGCAATGCCTTCTTGGCTCTAAGCGAAGCGCATAGTGATCAGAAGGAAATGATAGCAAAGCAGCCAAGCTTGCCAAGACAAGGTTCGCTTACGCTTCCAGCACCGTTGTGTAGGAAAACAGTGGACGAGGTTTGGTCTGAAATACGCAACAAAGGGCAGGAAGGACAACATCAGAATAGTAACAGTAACATCAGTGGTAATAGCAATGATGGTGATAATGTTCAAATTCCCGAGTCTGCCCCTCGCCAGCCGACTTTTGGCGAAATGACCCTGGAGGATTTTTTGATAAAGGCAGGGGTAGTTAGGGAATCGTGCACATTACCAGCGATAGTGCAACTACAACCTCAGCCACAACAGCAGTACGGGGTGTACCAGAATAACAACCCAACAGTTGGTCACAGTTTTGTCAATAGGCCTTTATTAGGACTTGGTGGTGGTGCTGGTGGTGGAGCTGGAGGTAGTGTTGTTAgtggtggcggcggcggcggcgttGGTTCTAGTGTTAGTGTTAGTACATACCAAGCAATGTCAcaaggtggtggtggtggtattGGAGAGTCATCAGGGTATGCTGGAAATGGCAAGAGGAGTGGTGGTGGGTACccaccaccgccaccgccaACTGTTTGTTTTGGTGGGAGGGTAGtgaatggtggtggtggtccaTATGGGGCGGCACCGGCAATGGGACCGGTGAGTCCAGTTTCTTCTGATGGGAGGTGCACTACTCAGGTTGATAACACAAGTCAATTTGGGTTGGAGATGGGTGGGATGAGGGGAAGGAAGAGGATCATAGATGGCCCGGTGGAAAAGGTGGTGGAGAGGAGACAGAGAAGGATGATCAAGAATAGAGAGTCTGCAGCAAGGTCTAGAGCCAGGAAACAG GCATACACAGTAGAACTAGAAGCAGAGCTGAACCAATTGAGAGAAGAGAACACCCACCTTAAGCAAGCTTTG GTAGAACTTGAGAGGAAAAGAAAGCAACAG TACCTTGAggaaatgaaaacaaaagtTCATACCAAGGCTCAAAAGGCTAAGGAGAAACTGAGGATGTTGAGAAGGAACTTAAGTTTCCCATTGTGA